One Brevibacillus choshinensis genomic window carries:
- a CDS encoding Ger(x)C family spore germination protein, with protein sequence MTKRLGCALLSVMLLLTGCFGQNRLDELTLILTLGVDITKDGELDIYSAVPVFRTEAREKTEILHVHASSFREGRDRFDDEANGLVETGKVQNLIVSKKVLMKKGLFDLLDVIFRDTKSALKVDLIMADESIEKVMGVSVRDKPRLPVYLRELVRSGHKSEASVYTTARKVYDQFYEKGITPYLTEIKLNENKVKIAGTALLDKRGYYMESLDELESIQLLILQQDTKHPIFITMKMMDNSFQGKDEESKNISFSIDYTDYKYRTSVKDGKFQFDLHFKHQIVLTEVLVKANPLKEKDRLEKAIALEMKKKMEAVVAKLQKRQLDPIGLGKYARAYAYDQWRTVEDDWGRAFSQAKINIIPEVKIISVGSLKR encoded by the coding sequence ATGACAAAAAGGCTAGGATGTGCACTCCTATCTGTGATGCTTTTATTGACGGGGTGCTTCGGGCAAAATCGACTGGATGAGTTGACGCTGATTTTGACACTCGGGGTAGATATCACAAAGGATGGAGAGCTGGATATTTATTCCGCAGTCCCGGTGTTTCGGACCGAAGCTCGTGAAAAGACGGAAATCCTTCATGTGCATGCCTCATCCTTTCGCGAAGGCAGGGATCGCTTTGATGATGAAGCCAATGGACTCGTCGAAACAGGCAAAGTCCAGAATCTCATCGTTTCGAAAAAAGTATTGATGAAAAAGGGATTGTTCGATTTGCTGGATGTCATCTTTCGCGATACGAAAAGCGCCCTCAAGGTAGATCTGATCATGGCCGACGAAAGCATTGAAAAAGTGATGGGAGTGAGTGTGCGTGATAAGCCACGGCTGCCCGTCTATTTGCGAGAGCTGGTTCGTTCCGGTCACAAGAGTGAAGCTTCGGTCTATACGACTGCACGAAAAGTCTACGATCAATTTTACGAGAAGGGAATAACCCCGTATCTGACCGAGATCAAACTAAATGAAAACAAGGTAAAGATAGCGGGTACGGCTCTCCTCGATAAGCGAGGGTATTACATGGAGTCGCTGGACGAGCTTGAGAGCATCCAATTGTTAATCCTGCAGCAGGACACCAAACATCCGATTTTCATCACCATGAAAATGATGGACAATTCATTTCAAGGGAAAGACGAAGAGAGTAAGAACATTAGCTTCTCTATAGACTATACCGATTATAAGTACCGAACCTCCGTGAAAGATGGCAAATTTCAGTTTGATCTCCATTTCAAACACCAGATCGTGTTGACGGAAGTGCTGGTCAAGGCAAATCCTCTCAAAGAAAAAGACCGATTAGAAAAGGCCATTGCTCTCGAGATGAAAAAGAAGATGGAAGCCGTGGTGGCCAAGCTGCAAAAACGCCAACTAGACCCGATCGGACTGGGGAAATACGCCCGCGCCTATGCGTATGATCAGTGGAGGACGGTAGAGGATGACTGGGGACGAGCATTCTCACAGGCAAAAATCAATATCATTCCTGAAGTCAAGATCATCAGCGTGGGTTCCTTGAAACGGTAG
- a CDS encoding Ger(x)C family spore germination protein, giving the protein MVKRMLVWIIMCSLLLSGCWDRIEVNDVAIVTAAAIDKAENKEIELSIQVFIPRTLGGGGATQGGGLKSVTLVQTEKGANIADAMSKIQMKIPRMIFWGHCKVYIYGEELAREGIKEFVDYLARHPEPRNRAFLYVSKGKAVDLLKVTPELERYSAVVVHELSGLHVGMDVTLIQLLKMLMSSSKAAVLPMINLQQSPETKGPVTAIPYLYGSAVFKEGKMIGQLSERDTRGVMWLRNEISSTTVTVKAKNVKGFVSLNPLRESTKLYPVIENGKWKMVVKIETEGDLIQNGTNLNLVNPSLMHIMQVALGKDIEARIQATLQKVQHEMKVDIFGFATQFHRKYPKEFAEVKDKWGEVFPTIAVDLKVTSHIRRPGLATIPAGIPESEVKER; this is encoded by the coding sequence ATGGTAAAGCGAATGCTTGTATGGATCATCATGTGCAGCCTACTGCTCAGCGGCTGCTGGGACAGGATCGAGGTGAACGATGTCGCTATCGTAACGGCAGCCGCGATCGACAAGGCTGAGAACAAGGAAATCGAGCTCTCGATCCAGGTATTCATACCTCGAACGCTCGGTGGCGGCGGTGCCACGCAGGGAGGCGGGTTGAAAAGCGTGACGCTCGTGCAGACAGAGAAAGGAGCCAATATAGCGGATGCGATGTCCAAAATCCAGATGAAAATTCCGAGAATGATCTTCTGGGGACACTGTAAGGTGTATATCTACGGGGAAGAGCTCGCGAGAGAAGGGATCAAGGAATTCGTCGATTATTTGGCGCGCCACCCTGAACCGAGGAACCGTGCCTTCCTTTACGTAAGCAAAGGGAAAGCTGTGGATTTGCTGAAGGTCACGCCGGAATTGGAGAGATACTCGGCGGTAGTGGTCCATGAATTGTCTGGACTTCATGTGGGGATGGATGTGACTTTGATTCAGCTTTTGAAAATGCTGATGAGCTCCTCCAAGGCAGCCGTTCTTCCCATGATCAATCTGCAGCAATCACCTGAAACGAAAGGACCTGTAACAGCCATCCCGTATTTGTATGGAAGTGCCGTCTTTAAAGAGGGTAAAATGATTGGTCAGCTCTCTGAGCGGGATACACGCGGTGTGATGTGGTTACGAAATGAGATCTCTTCGACAACAGTGACCGTCAAGGCGAAGAATGTGAAAGGCTTCGTCTCGTTAAACCCCTTACGCGAGTCCACCAAGCTCTATCCGGTGATTGAAAACGGAAAATGGAAAATGGTGGTCAAAATCGAAACAGAAGGGGATCTCATTCAAAATGGTACCAATCTCAACCTGGTGAACCCCTCTTTGATGCACATCATGCAAGTGGCACTGGGAAAAGACATCGAGGCTCGCATCCAGGCAACCTTGCAGAAAGTGCAGCATGAGATGAAAGTGGATATTTTCGGGTTTGCGACCCAATTCCATCGGAAGTACCCAAAAGAATTTGCGGAAGTCAAAGACAAGTGGGGAGAAGTGTTTCCCACCATCGCAGTAGACTTGAAAGTAACCTCGCACATTAGACGTCCTGGTTTGGCTACGATCCCGGCAGGCATCCCGGAATCCGAGGTAAAGGAAAGATGA
- a CDS encoding GerAB/ArcD/ProY family transporter has translation MKDRPYLSAAQIGILVFPVIVATADLLVPATTSRQAGRDMWLSPMIASLTGFLTVYLVFQLHKSFPGQSIVEYSDKIIGSFLGKITSFLVLFDLLYTNGNIIRQYGEFVVGSFLHQTPLLAVIGSIVFICAITIRAGVEVLARAAQVFVPTVVLLYGILLVLMIPFMKAEHLFPMFEHGIMPALKGAVTPQGWFSEVILFSFLLPFRADEEKGMRTGTLTVVSAMLALTAINSSSLLVLGNEVSFMTYPFYTAIQMISYADFFENIDAVVMATWVTGAFIKISVFFYALALGTAQWLRLDDYRPIVLPIGFLLVVFSFWTAPNLSQLSSFIQLLAGVQTTSIYTMVPLLLWVIARLRFKKRAEPPKGVGSSRGK, from the coding sequence ATGAAGGATAGACCGTACTTATCGGCGGCTCAAATAGGGATATTGGTGTTTCCGGTTATCGTGGCGACCGCTGACTTGCTGGTTCCTGCCACAACCTCACGTCAGGCAGGTCGTGACATGTGGCTCTCTCCCATGATCGCTTCCCTGACAGGTTTTCTGACCGTGTATCTTGTGTTTCAGCTGCATAAGTCATTTCCTGGACAGAGCATTGTCGAGTACAGCGACAAAATCATAGGATCGTTTCTTGGGAAAATAACCAGTTTTCTGGTTCTCTTTGATTTGCTCTACACGAACGGCAATATCATCCGACAGTACGGTGAATTCGTTGTCGGCTCCTTCCTCCATCAGACCCCTTTGCTTGCGGTGATAGGCAGTATCGTTTTCATCTGTGCCATCACGATTCGCGCAGGAGTGGAAGTGCTCGCCCGAGCTGCGCAAGTATTTGTGCCTACCGTTGTGCTCCTCTACGGGATCTTGCTCGTACTGATGATCCCATTCATGAAAGCGGAGCATCTTTTCCCCATGTTTGAGCACGGCATCATGCCAGCTTTAAAAGGGGCGGTGACTCCACAAGGCTGGTTTAGCGAAGTCATCCTGTTTTCGTTCCTTCTGCCATTTCGAGCAGATGAGGAGAAGGGGATGCGTACAGGAACGCTCACTGTCGTCTCAGCCATGCTCGCATTAACGGCGATCAATAGCTCAAGCCTGTTGGTTTTGGGAAATGAGGTGTCGTTTATGACGTACCCGTTCTATACGGCGATCCAGATGATCAGCTATGCCGATTTTTTTGAGAACATCGATGCCGTCGTGATGGCGACATGGGTGACAGGGGCCTTTATCAAGATTTCTGTTTTCTTTTATGCATTGGCATTGGGGACCGCTCAATGGCTGCGTCTAGATGATTATCGTCCTATCGTCCTACCGATTGGCTTTTTATTGGTCGTCTTCAGCTTTTGGACGGCCCCAAACCTGTCCCAGCTCTCATCATTTATCCAGCTCCTCGCAGGGGTGCAGACCACCTCGATCTATACCATGGTCCCACTCTTGCTGTGGGTGATTGCTCGACTGCGATTCAAAAAGAGAGCGGAGCCTCCAAAAGGGGTAGGCTCCTCGCGAGGAAAATAG
- a CDS encoding YqjF family protein: MTQTWEHLLFAHWAVPPALIRPLVPHSLEIDTYEGVGWISIIPFRMTGVRLRCLPPIPYTTSFPEINVRTYVKASGKSGIYFLSLDASNPLITTIAKRWYRLPYYQASMDFRLNREGVTIQSKRAGSQAQAKQFSAVYGPDSDVFQAKGGTLENWLTERYTLFCECMRTKRLHGANVYHEPWRLQKAVLQIEQNSLSHQHISLTDPPELALYARGVQSIVWPIQQIKAERGATW, translated from the coding sequence ATGACGCAGACATGGGAGCATCTGCTCTTTGCTCATTGGGCCGTCCCGCCTGCCCTTATTCGTCCACTGGTCCCGCATTCGCTTGAGATTGATACCTATGAGGGCGTTGGATGGATCAGCATCATTCCCTTCAGGATGACAGGGGTACGCCTGCGCTGCTTGCCGCCTATTCCCTACACCACTTCTTTTCCTGAAATTAATGTGCGTACCTATGTCAAGGCTTCAGGAAAATCGGGGATCTACTTTCTTTCGCTTGATGCCTCGAATCCGTTGATTACGACGATAGCAAAAAGGTGGTATCGACTCCCCTACTACCAGGCATCCATGGACTTTCGCTTAAATCGGGAAGGCGTAACGATTCAGTCGAAAAGGGCAGGAAGCCAGGCGCAAGCGAAGCAATTTTCTGCTGTCTATGGTCCAGATTCAGACGTCTTCCAGGCAAAGGGGGGGACGTTGGAAAACTGGCTGACGGAAAGATACACGCTGTTTTGTGAATGCATGAGAACGAAACGGCTCCATGGAGCGAATGTGTACCACGAGCCGTGGCGGCTGCAAAAAGCCGTCTTGCAAATCGAGCAAAACAGCTTGTCCCACCAGCACATCTCTTTAACCGATCCCCCCGAGCTCGCTTTGTACGCTCGCGGCGTACAAAGCATCGTTTGGCCCATCCAGCAGATAAAGGCGGAGCGTGGTGCCACATGGTAA
- a CDS encoding GerAB/ArcD/ProY family transporter has protein sequence MKTNEFNDVTTFQYILFISQVQIGIGIITLPSDLAEVASTDGWISIVLGWVLANVGGLMILQIMKRHPNESIFDLLLRYLGKWLGILLSILFILYSLFVFMITLYAAIHITQTWVLPQTPNYLLMLLFIIPKAMLAQHGIRMLGRYAEFVGIGMIIMLPLFFMSMRGGYWIHLLPVLKEGWLPVLKGVKTTILSFLGFELAFILYPFLKNKKHAAPGLIVANSITMFVYLLVTIACYVQFNPYQVATYIWPTLDLFETLEFPFIERIEVVFSAFYLFLISTTGIPYYFTAAFGTSQLLGKRNHRQVIIWLSIGFVLLAFAYNPTFYHVQAIQKWGGEVGMYVAYAFPILLWLYMVTIGRSKARMHP, from the coding sequence ATGAAAACAAACGAATTCAATGATGTCACTACATTTCAGTACATCTTATTCATTTCGCAGGTACAGATTGGAATTGGAATCATCACACTGCCATCCGATTTGGCAGAGGTAGCCAGTACGGATGGCTGGATCTCCATCGTGCTCGGATGGGTGCTGGCAAATGTGGGTGGACTGATGATCCTGCAGATTATGAAGCGCCACCCGAATGAATCGATTTTTGATCTCTTGCTCCGATATTTGGGTAAATGGCTGGGCATTTTGCTTTCCATCCTTTTTATCCTATATAGCCTATTCGTGTTTATGATCACCCTGTACGCCGCGATTCACATCACACAGACCTGGGTTTTGCCGCAAACTCCCAACTATTTGTTGATGCTCCTGTTCATCATACCCAAGGCCATGCTTGCCCAGCATGGGATCCGCATGCTTGGACGGTATGCAGAATTTGTGGGGATCGGCATGATCATCATGCTTCCTCTTTTCTTTATGTCGATGCGAGGGGGGTATTGGATTCACTTGCTCCCCGTATTAAAAGAAGGATGGCTTCCTGTGCTAAAAGGTGTGAAAACGACCATCTTATCGTTCCTAGGCTTTGAACTGGCGTTTATCCTGTATCCGTTCTTGAAAAACAAAAAGCATGCTGCACCGGGGCTGATCGTTGCGAATAGCATTACCATGTTCGTGTACCTGCTTGTCACCATAGCATGCTATGTACAATTTAACCCTTATCAGGTAGCGACATATATTTGGCCGACACTCGACCTGTTTGAGACCCTCGAATTTCCTTTCATCGAACGGATCGAAGTCGTATTCTCTGCCTTTTATTTGTTTTTGATTTCAACCACTGGCATCCCTTATTACTTTACCGCTGCTTTCGGCACGAGTCAGCTGCTGGGAAAGCGTAATCACCGGCAGGTTATCATCTGGCTGTCGATAGGCTTCGTTCTGTTGGCTTTCGCTTATAATCCTACGTTTTATCACGTACAAGCCATTCAAAAATGGGGGGGAGAGGTCGGCATGTACGTCGCGTATGCCTTCCCGATCTTACTCTGGCTGTACATGGTGACAATCGGCCGATCGAAAGCGAGGATGCATCCATGA
- a CDS encoding spore germination protein, with the protein MRHQFRRLGKNHRLKIKMNGADEELISTDLSVCLQKLHSLFSDAPDLIATKFVINQTNHSALLAYLDNMVDKNSINDNVLRSLLFETVTYTGLDNLEVSIGSKQATSSWIEVQQGILSGKSILFVEGESQCLVLNTPGWPQRDVSEPVKETVIKASRQSFVESLGQNISLIRRYLPDGELKIQETRIGARSQTKVALLYLGDVMNSEIVAMLEDRLSKINIDAIINIGELEELIETNSFTPFPQYLSTERPDSAASHILQGRIVIVADHSPWVLVGPMTLASFFHSPDDYSMRWIISSFIRMLRFVSFLISIFLPALYIAALTFHYEIIPLSLILSIGESRERVPIPPILEATIMEITLEMLREAGLRLPSKIGQTVGIVGGIVIGQAAVSAGIVSNVMVIVVAATAIASFIMPNADLSAAARILRFPMMVMAYMFGIIGLVIGLMILTVHLITLDSLGTPYGSPFAPFHPVAWRDNLVRLPIWSLIKRPFSNRTKQLIRQDPNNRSDDA; encoded by the coding sequence ATGAGACATCAGTTTAGACGGCTCGGAAAGAATCATCGATTGAAGATCAAGATGAATGGGGCTGACGAGGAACTCATCAGCACAGATCTGTCCGTTTGCTTGCAAAAGCTGCATTCCCTATTCTCAGATGCTCCGGATCTAATTGCGACCAAATTTGTGATCAACCAAACCAATCATTCCGCACTGTTGGCTTATTTGGACAATATGGTGGATAAAAACAGCATTAATGACAATGTGTTGCGCTCTTTGTTATTCGAAACCGTCACTTATACTGGCTTGGACAATCTGGAAGTATCCATCGGGTCAAAACAGGCGACTTCATCCTGGATTGAAGTCCAGCAAGGAATCCTCAGTGGGAAAAGCATCCTCTTTGTGGAGGGAGAGTCGCAGTGCTTGGTCCTGAACACCCCGGGATGGCCACAGAGGGACGTGAGCGAACCGGTTAAAGAAACCGTGATAAAAGCTTCTCGGCAAAGCTTTGTCGAGTCGCTGGGACAAAACATTTCCTTGATTCGCCGATATCTTCCGGATGGTGAGCTGAAGATTCAGGAGACACGGATCGGGGCAAGAAGCCAGACAAAGGTAGCTTTGCTCTACTTGGGCGATGTCATGAACAGTGAAATAGTGGCAATGCTGGAAGACAGGCTTAGCAAGATCAACATTGATGCGATCATCAACATCGGCGAGCTGGAGGAGTTGATCGAGACCAATTCCTTTACCCCTTTCCCACAATACCTGTCGACAGAGCGTCCTGATTCTGCTGCTTCCCATATCCTCCAGGGAAGAATCGTCATTGTCGCGGACCATTCCCCTTGGGTGCTGGTTGGGCCGATGACACTGGCCTCGTTTTTTCATAGCCCCGATGATTACAGCATGCGTTGGATCATTTCCTCCTTTATCAGGATGCTGCGATTTGTCAGTTTTTTGATCTCTATCTTTTTACCAGCGCTATATATCGCTGCGCTTACTTTTCACTATGAAATCATTCCGCTCAGCTTAATTCTTTCGATCGGGGAGTCTCGGGAACGAGTGCCCATTCCTCCCATTTTGGAAGCCACCATCATGGAGATTACACTGGAAATGCTGCGAGAGGCTGGTCTGCGACTGCCATCCAAAATTGGACAAACGGTAGGGATTGTAGGAGGTATCGTAATCGGACAAGCGGCAGTCTCTGCAGGGATCGTCAGTAATGTCATGGTAATCGTAGTAGCCGCGACGGCCATTGCTTCGTTCATTATGCCGAATGCCGATCTATCAGCGGCTGCTCGGATTCTTCGCTTTCCGATGATGGTGATGGCATACATGTTCGGAATTATCGGCCTCGTGATCGGCCTGATGATCTTGACTGTTCATCTGATCACCCTCGATTCATTGGGGACACCGTATGGAAGCCCCTTTGCTCCTTTTCACCCGGTTGCATGGAGAGACAATCTCGTCCGATTGCCGATCTGGAGTCTGATCAAGCGTCCTTTTTCGAATCGGACAAAGCAATTGATTCGTCAAGATCCTAACAATAGAAGTGATGATGCATAA
- a CDS encoding acyltransferase: MTRKERIAELDLIRSFAFLAVVYQHVIGIYMRKPGIDEHTAIMYGMLFHFLKFAVPAFIFMTGLVLFYNYYDRISYPTFIRKRVVEILIPYTIWTAVYLALQPNPWGGKDPLWVMMKSFLTGTASYHLWFVVMIFQFYLLYPLWQSVFRALRKWASSKIRFTVAIGMMSLLYGGFMWFSSRYIPAHAFRFDVTLLDTYWIKYRDRNAFYYFFYFLMGGLAAVTLATFRQTIQRRWLWICTSFVLLYVYIGYELFRDSGHGMINLNVATSLKPSMFLYTVAQLLLVYGAALWLGKWKGSKWFALLGKYSYGAYLMHALVLTYVMKGLNALQVFHNSLAGSLVAFVLCSILSFAISYGLGKLPFGAWIVGAAEKKRKVSSGQTKDLPYAG; encoded by the coding sequence ATGACCCGAAAAGAACGAATTGCCGAACTTGATTTGATTCGCTCCTTTGCTTTTCTGGCCGTTGTCTATCAGCATGTCATAGGCATCTACATGAGAAAGCCTGGGATAGATGAGCACACCGCGATCATGTACGGCATGCTGTTTCACTTCCTGAAATTTGCTGTACCTGCTTTCATATTCATGACGGGGCTCGTCCTATTTTATAATTACTACGACCGAATATCCTATCCGACCTTCATTCGGAAAAGAGTAGTGGAAATCCTGATCCCCTATACCATATGGACCGCTGTCTACCTCGCCTTGCAGCCCAATCCGTGGGGAGGGAAAGATCCTCTTTGGGTCATGATGAAAAGCTTCTTGACAGGTACGGCGTCTTATCATCTTTGGTTCGTGGTCATGATCTTTCAATTTTATCTGTTGTATCCGCTTTGGCAGTCAGTGTTTCGTGCTCTCCGCAAATGGGCGAGCAGCAAGATTCGTTTCACGGTTGCCATAGGAATGATGAGCCTCTTGTACGGAGGGTTCATGTGGTTTTCCTCCCGGTACATTCCGGCTCACGCATTTCGCTTTGATGTGACGCTGCTGGATACGTATTGGATCAAGTACCGGGATCGAAATGCATTCTATTACTTTTTTTACTTTCTCATGGGGGGACTGGCCGCCGTCACGCTGGCGACCTTTCGACAGACCATCCAGCGCAGGTGGCTGTGGATCTGTACAAGCTTCGTTCTTTTGTATGTCTACATCGGCTACGAATTATTCCGGGATTCCGGCCATGGAATGATCAATCTGAACGTGGCGACTTCTCTGAAGCCATCCATGTTTTTGTACACGGTCGCACAGCTTCTGCTCGTATATGGAGCTGCCTTGTGGCTCGGGAAGTGGAAGGGGAGCAAATGGTTTGCCCTGCTCGGCAAATACTCCTACGGGGCGTATTTAATGCACGCTCTGGTGCTTACGTACGTGATGAAAGGATTGAACGCGCTTCAGGTCTTTCATAACAGCTTGGCAGGAAGCCTCGTTGCCTTTGTCTTGTGCTCGATCCTTTCATTCGCGATCTCCTATGGATTGGGCAAATTGCCTTTTGGAGCATGGATTGTGGGTGCTGCCGAGAAAAAAAGAAAGGTATCGTCTGGACAAACAAAAGATTTGCCCTATGCCGGTTGA
- a CDS encoding DMT family transporter produces the protein MQLAYIQLALSMALVGINISIGKEIVSHIPVFLFSELRFVIAMMILLPLLSMRGEWKSSWSREEGTVLFWQSFFGVFLFSICMLYGVKWTTATSAGIITSTVPACIALLSFWILKEKLQQNSMWAILLSVSGIGLITFTGESQETSAIGVLGNLLVFLAVISEALFTIFAKRLSGRITPFQMTTAINGISFVLFLPLAIMEGLRFDWGSVPASVWLLVVYYAVTASVLSFFLWYKGVAKVEASKAGLFTGMMPISAALIAVLLLDEAFTWFHALGMLFVLVSIYIGTLNIKKQAFSLEE, from the coding sequence ATGCAGCTCGCCTATATCCAGCTAGCCTTATCCATGGCTTTGGTAGGCATCAATATTTCCATCGGGAAGGAAATCGTCTCACATATCCCTGTTTTTCTATTTTCCGAGCTGAGGTTCGTGATCGCGATGATGATCCTTCTTCCGCTGTTGTCCATGCGAGGCGAATGGAAGTCATCCTGGAGCAGAGAAGAGGGAACCGTCCTTTTTTGGCAATCTTTTTTCGGTGTCTTTTTGTTTAGTATCTGCATGCTGTACGGCGTAAAGTGGACCACGGCTACCTCTGCGGGGATCATTACCAGCACGGTGCCGGCATGCATTGCGTTGCTGTCTTTCTGGATTCTCAAGGAAAAGCTGCAGCAAAACAGTATGTGGGCAATCCTACTCTCAGTCAGCGGAATTGGGCTGATTACCTTTACGGGTGAAAGTCAGGAAACTTCTGCCATCGGCGTGCTCGGGAATCTACTCGTATTTCTCGCTGTGATCAGTGAAGCGCTGTTCACCATTTTTGCCAAGAGGTTGTCCGGCAGAATCACACCGTTTCAAATGACAACGGCTATAAATGGAATCAGCTTTGTACTGTTCCTTCCGCTTGCGATCATGGAAGGACTTCGCTTCGATTGGGGAAGTGTGCCTGCAAGCGTGTGGCTGCTCGTTGTCTATTACGCCGTTACCGCGAGCGTCTTGTCTTTCTTCCTATGGTATAAAGGAGTGGCAAAGGTCGAGGCATCCAAAGCAGGCCTGTTTACCGGCATGATGCCCATTAGCGCCGCCCTGATCGCGGTTCTGCTCTTGGACGAAGCGTTTACTTGGTTCCATGCGTTGGGCATGCTGTTCGTGCTGGTATCCATATACATTGGGACCTTGAACATCAAAAAGCAGGCGTTTTCCCTTGAGGAATAA